The stretch of DNA TCAGTGATCAACGCAACTTGACCGCCGTACCAGTCGCAAACACCACAACCATGCCGCCCTTGCCGCCAGGCATGCTGATCTCGAAATCCACGCCGACCACCGCATCCGCTTGCAGAGCACGCGCCCGCTCCCTGATTTCATCGGTGGCCTGAATACGCGCTTCTTTCAACGCCCGCTCCAGCGTCTGCGACCGCCCACCAAAGAAGTCGCGCATACCGGCGAACATGTCGCGGATCACATTGACGCCCTGCACCGACTCGGCACTGACAATGTCCAGATACGCGGTGATCTGGCGCCCTTCAATGGCGTGAGTGGTGGAAATAATCATGAAGTCGTCCCTTGTGCTGGCAAATAAAACTGGGATTGTAAGCCCTGACCACGGTGAAGCCGACTTCAACGGCGCGTCCGATAAAATCCAGACGCCAGAAACCACAAAACCCCTGACTTCTTTCGAAATCAGGGGTTTTGTGTAATCGAATATGGCGGTGAAGGAGAGATTCGAAACTACCCGTTTGCGGTTTTTTGAGCATCCCTCCCCGGTTTATAAGGGCTGCAGAGGAGCGAGTTTTTTAATCTCAGTCCCATGTCAGTCCCATGGGTTTTGCACACCAGGTTGCAGAACACGGACGCGAAGGCCGTTTCGACGTTTCATGTTGACCCATGGGAAAAAGGTAATTTTGGTAATGCGGCATGAGGCAAGCTCTGGAAGCCTTGAAAATCGGGGCATTGAGAGCAGTAAGCAGAGGTAATAATTTGGTAAGTATGAGGTTAGAAAATTACCTTTCCTATGAGTAATCCCTTATAGCCCTCAAACCCAGTAAAACCGGGCACTTCAGAAATTATTACCCTAACTCTTACCTAAAATTACCTCTTGAGGTAATGAGTGAAAGCCAGGCATGACAAGGGCTGTAGCGCGTTTCTACACCTCGCTTACCAAAATTACCTTTTTCCCAGCCCACGTCTGAAAAATGGCCAAGACGACGTCCCTTTCCGACGTTTTTCACATCATGCAAATTGGCACTGGTCGCAAGTAAATCCTTGGTTACGCTGTGCAATACCAGAAAATAACGGAGAGCCAAGCAGGCTGGGCCTTACAGCCGTTTTGCAAGCGGACTGAGTGGTGTCTGATTCCCAGTTGGTGCGAC from Pseudomonas sp. TH06 encodes:
- a CDS encoding YbjQ family protein — protein: MIISTTHAIEGRQITAYLDIVSAESVQGVNVIRDMFAGMRDFFGGRSQTLERALKEARIQATDEIRERARALQADAVVGVDFEISMPGGKGGMVVVFATGTAVKLR